GACTGCCGGATTTGCCTAGCACCTTAACTTTTAGATTTTGACATTCTGCGCTTGTAGCAACTTTTGATAAGCTTGCTTTAAGCTCATTTAAAATGTGCTCTAAATTCTGCTTCATGATTTTCTCCTAATGCTGAAATTGTGTATCTTAAAACATATCATAAATTGGCCTAAAAGTCAAATGAAAAGAGAGAAAGAGCCCGTTTTGCAAGCGCCCTAAAAAAGGGCGCTTTGGCAAGCCCTTTGGGGCTTGCTGCCAAAAAACTTTGTTTTTTGGCGCAAAACGGGCGTGTTTTTTGTAGGAAACAATACTTACTCTGCAAAGCTCTAGGTTTTAATATTATTTTATGGAATAAGCGGGAGCATATTTTCAAGCGAGGAATTAAGATATACATCAGGCACCTTGCCTACGATAATGCTCTCAGCTATAAGTATCTGAGTTTTGGTGCTGATTTGTTTGTTGTCAATAGGCAAAACTACGTTGATTGTGGAGGAAATATTTACATATATTTTATGATTTGTCTGATTGACGCCGGCTCCGATAAACTGCGAAGAAAAGGAGCATGTTATAGAACCTATGGGATAAAGCTTAAAGCGGATATCAGGTCCTTGCCCCATAAAAATGGGTATGCCCGTAAGTGAACCTAACGGCACGCCCACGCCTTGTTCTCCGATAAGGTCAAGTCTGGTTTGGCTTACTGATGCAATTTCTTTTGCAAGCCTATTTATTTCCATGGCATTGGCTTCTATCAAAGCTACATCGCCGTTATTGTCAAAAATAATGCTGATAAGAGAGCCGTAACTATATCCGCTTGTGATAACTTCATTTACAGCGGCATTAATTGACCTTGTTGCAAGCGATTTTATTTTGGCTTCTCCCACAGATAGTATTATAGGATTTACTACCTTTATTATATATAAAAGAATAAAAAAAACAATTAACGCCAAAGAACTCAGACTTATGAGTAGCCGTTTTTTGTGCCGAAACTTAGATTTTCTTTGATAAATTTGACTTTTCACATAGCATATATATGAAAAACTCTCCTTCGATTATGCAATAAAGTATAAAAAACATCTAAGGTGTGGTTCCTTATTTTATGACCTCTTACTTTTTGCCCTAAACAATATTCCAAACAAATATGCAAAGCCTACAGCCGCGGCAAGTCCGGTAGCTGTAGCTGTGAGGCCTCCCAGAAAGATTCCGAGTATGCCGTCTTTTGCCACGGCCTCAATCGCACCTTTGGCAAGAGCCGCTCCAAAGCCTATAATAGGCACTGATATTCCTGACTTGGCAAATTCAGCAATAGGTTCATATACACCAACCGCCTGCAAAAGCACGCCTATCAACAAAAACAACACCAGGATACGTGCGCTGGTCATTTGCGTTCGTATAATTAATATTTGTCCAATAAGACATATGCCGCCGCCTATCAAAAAAACATACAGATATGACAGTGCCATTACTTACCCCCTTCATCAGCTTCGACTATCACCGCATGAGCAATTGCCGGTATTGTTTCGCCCTGCTGAACAGAAGTCGGGCTCATAAGCGCACCGGTTGACATAAGTATAACTTTTTTATAGCTTCTGTCAGTGAGCTTGTTATAAACATACGAGTTATATACCGACGCACTGCAGCCGCAGCCACTGCCACCCATAAACACCCTTTGAGTATTTGAAAAAATTGCCTGACCGCAGTCGGCGTAGTTTGCTCCTATTTTATACCCTTTGATTTCTAAAAGGTCTATCAAGAGCTCGCTGCCCAGCTTTCCCAAATCACCCGAAATTATCAAATCATAATCCTGCGGAGTTGTTTTGGTGTCCTCAAATACTTTTTGCAGGGTGTCGGCCGCCGCCGGCGCCATTGCCGCTCCCATGTTGTTTATATCATTTACGCCAAAGTCAATCACCTTTCCAATAGTTGCATGTGTAATTTTATGCCCTGTTCCGCCTTTTTTAATTATGCTGCATCCCGCCGCCGTAACTGTCCACTGCGAAGTTGGAGGTCTGGGGCTGCCCAACTCCAGCGGAAACCTGAACTGCCGCTCAGCTGATGAAAAGTGACTGCTGGTGGCGCATGCAGCTGTGTTTATAAAACCTCCGTCAACAAGAGCCGCTCCTACAATCAGGCTTTCGGTCATATTGGAGCATGCTCCAAACAAACCCAAAAAGCCCGATTGCAGCTGTCTGGCACTGAAGCTTGAGGTTATAATTTGATTAAGCAGGTCGCCGCTTATCAAAAGGTCTATGTCTGTTGACAGTAGTCCGGCTTTGGTTGCAGCTCCCGTTATGGCGTGTTCCAGCATTTTTCTTTCGGCCTTTTCATAAGTCTTTTCGCTGAAGCTGTCGCTTTTGAGTATATAATCGAAATATTTTGACATGGGCCCTCCGCTTTCTTTGGGTCCCACAATGCTATACCCCGCCGCCCATCTGGGAGGATTATCAAACTTTATTGTTTGTTTGCTCAGTTGTTTATTTAGTTGCTTGCTCATACAACCCCCATTATATAATAGACAATTCCTACAAGTATGCTTGCGGCAACTCCGTTTACGATAACCGGCCCCGCAACAGTAAACATTTTGACCGACAGTCCGAAGATAATGCCTTCATTCTTAAATTCCATCGCCGGACTTGCAATAGAATTTGAAAAGCCCGTGATAGGAATAATACTTCCCGCTCCGGCAAAGGTTCCTATCTGGTCATAAACTCCGAGCCCCGTAAGCAAAGAGGCCAAGAATATAAGTATTATCAGAGAATATCTCTGAGCGGTTTCTTTGTCAAAATCAAACAGCGCTGTGCCTGCATCAAATATCCCCTGACCTATCACACATATTATTCCGCCAACCAAAAACGCCCATAACAAAGACGGAAACCATTTGGTTTTTGGCAGTCTCTTATTTACATAATCAAGATACTTTTTATTCCTTAGCTGATTATCCATACTTCCTCCGCTAATTGATATTTTTGTGCTTATTTGATTATATCCATAAAAAAACCGCTAATACCATCAACTTAAGCCACAAAATTTTGTGTATAAATCAATACGTGCTTACGCACACTAACACCACGAAATTAATTTTCATTAGGAGGAAAATATGAAAAAAATATTATGTTCAATGTCACTGATGCTACTTGCTATTGTATTGGTGGGCTGTTCGGGCAGCACACAGGCGCAGGCAGGCGCACGCCTAAATATGACGCTTGACAACCTGACTAAAGCAACTACTCGGGTTGTAACTATTAGCAATGCCGACCTTCAGATTAATGAACTCAACCGCAACATGGGTATGAACGGCGACATTAACAGTGCTTCAAGAAGTAATGTAAACAATGCTTCAAATGGCACAGGGACCTCTTTTGGGCTCAATTCTGACTATCAAAACAGCGGAACGCAATATAATCAGCGTGTAATCAACAACCAGTCTCATAATAACGCAGACACCCAAAACTATGGCGCAACAGGCATTAGCACCCAAAATTACAACCATACGGGTGCGGGTAGCTACAGTACAAACGCTTATAACCACAACAACACTTCGGATAACACCGGAGCATACAATGGCGTTCGTTCAAGCGACAATAGCGGAGCGTATAACAACTCAGTATATAACAGCACACGCAATGTTTCAGGTCAAAGTGGCAGGATTGACGCTTTTGACAGCCAGCGAAACATTAACAGGTCTATGACTACAGGCGGCGGGCAGGGAGTTTACGGCAGCGGAACTCAAACCTCAGGCACAAATAATAATTCGGCATTTATAACCGACACCGGAAGTCCTACCGAACGTACTTCAACGGCTAGATATACCCCGAGGTATGTAAGAGGAGCTACAGTTCAGACTTCAGACGGACTTAATAACTATATTGAGCGTATAGAGGACCTCTATATGATATCTCTTGACAGCGTTGCGGCCAATGACCAGCTTAATGAGGTTAAAAGTGAGCTTGTTAACTGCTGCAACAACTGTAAGAAGCTTGTTGACCAAATCAGAACGGGTCAGGTTACGCTGACACCCAGCCAAGTAAGCACACTTAACCAATATAACTCTACTTTAATAAACAGTCTTAACAATATTAACCGAACCAACCTTGCTTCAAGGGATGTTCAGACTATAATTGACTTGAAAGGAAACTTCTCTCAAAATATCGACTCACTTACTGCAAAATATCTTAGGGTGCTCAACAATATGGACATTTGCATCAGCAGTTGCAGTGCGGCTAAAGCTACGGTAATTGAGCTTAACAATTTTGTCAATTCAATTATAAACAATAATGCTTCAAACAACACTGACAACGGAAATAATGCAGTAAATAACAACACAAATAACAATAATAATTCAACCAACCGCAACATGGGCACTAACAATAATTATAATACCAACCATGGTAAACAAAATTCAGGCGTGGTTAATAACAACTTTAACGCCAACAATGGAGTTAATCAAAACAGCGGCGTAAACAGTCATTTAAATCCTAATTTCGGCATTAATCACGCCACCAACAGGCCCAACAACCTTCAAAACCGGAATACCGGTTTTAACACTCCTGTTCAAAGTGGCATCACTTCAAACACCGGTAGTATGACACAGAACAATGCTGTATCAAACCAGAACAACATGACAAACAATACGGCAGTCAATAAACACGGTTCATTAAATCAGAACGGAATGACAAGCAACACTACTGTTTCAAACATGGGCAACCAAAACAACAGTACAGTTCCGAATATCACTATGCCGAATGTAGGAGTTAATCAAAATATTCCGTCACCAAGCACACGACCGGCTCAGAATATTGCACGCAATATCTCAAACGGCGTGAGCAGCGGCGTTGACAACATTTCAAACACTTTGTCTAATGCTACCAACAATGCTGTGGACGGACTTGCAAATACCACTCAAAACAAAGTAGACAACATAGCTAACGGTGCCAACAACCTGATAAACCGAGGTAGCGTAAATGCTCAGAATACTACCGCCACCCAAAACAACACAACTAACGGCACTGCATTAAATCAAACGGGAACGGGTGTAAATAATGTAACTGCCAATCAAAGCGGAACAACTGCAAATCAGAACATTAGCCGAACAGGCGTGAGCGGTAGCGGTGTTAATACAGCAACAAATCAGAATAATGTAAACACAATACACAGGGGCACAACTGCACAGAATACAGCCGGTCAAACAAACATGAATAACACTTCAACTATACAAAATAACGTAAACACTTCAGCCGGTGCACAAAATGCAGGAACTCAAAATAATAATCAGAATTATATGGGTATAACTACCCTGCCCGCCAGATTTGACGGAACCCTTACAACCACTGCTTCTGCAGTTCCGGGTCCGATTTCGAAAAAGGTAAGAGCGTAAAAAAAACTAAAGAAATGAAGGCTATGCCCTCATTTTTTCTTCTTAAGGTGACGTATAATTATCACTGAACAATTCTGCAGACGCCAACGGCGTCGAAGCCTTAGTGAGTGGCTATCATTTTATTATCACAATTTATTTTAGTTTCATTTTCATTTTTTCAAGTATTTTATTTTCAAGGCGACTCACCTGAACCTGCGACACATTCAAAATCTTTGCCACTTCGCTCTGGGTTTTGTCTCTGAAATATCTCAGTATGATAATTTTTCGGTCTTTTGGTCCGAGACTTTCAATGATATCTTTTAGAATCAAACGATTGAGGACCTGTTCACTATTTTCGTCCTGCACAATTTTATCCATCACCGTCTGCCCGCTAGCTCCATCTTTGCCGTTCAGTTCACCATATAAGGATATCGGCATACGGGCCGCCTCCAGCGTAAAAATCACATCCTGCTCGTCCATCTTAAAGTGCTCGCCAAGCTGTTGAATGCTTGGAGGCTCACCTCCTGCGAGTTTGACGCTGTCAATATATTTTTGCATTTGATAATATTGCCCTTTGATGGCTCTGGACACTTTTATACTGCCATCGTCTCTCAAAAAGCGTTTTATTTCACCTGCTATCATAGGCACGGCATAAGTGGAAAATTTGACATTAAAACTCTCATCAAAGTTGTTTATCGCCTTTAAAAAGCCCATGCAGCCAAGTTGATATAAATCGTCATAATCTACACCCTTATAGAGATAGTGTTTCAGGACGCTTTTAATAAGCGGCGAATTTTCGGTTATCAGCGTTGTTTTGGCCGTCTCGTTTCCTTGTTTTGCCTGCCTGATGAATTCAAGAGTTTGAGTATGCTCAAGCAAAATAATGCCTCCTTTTTTGTAAGATTGTAGTATTATGAGGAGTGTGCGGGCTTTTTGAGCAAACTTATGTTTGCGCTGTGCGCTGTAAAACAGCGCACATGCAGCAAAAATTTTATATTTTTGCCGCAAAAGTCCGCCTCTATTTTTTAGACTGATGCAACCTGTGTTTTTGGCGCAGCCTCCCCAATATTTTTTATCATAATCACACTGACACCCGCCCCCTTGTTTCTTATCAGACTTACTTCGTCCATAAAGCTTTCCATGACTGTAAATCCCATACCGCTTCGTTCTCCCGTGGTTACCGTAGTAAAAAA
The Christensenellaceae bacterium DNA segment above includes these coding regions:
- the yunB gene encoding sporulation protein YunB, producing the protein MKSQIYQRKSKFRHKKRLLISLSSLALIVFFILLYIIKVVNPIILSVGEAKIKSLATRSINAAVNEVITSGYSYGSLISIIFDNNGDVALIEANAMEINRLAKEIASVSQTRLDLIGEQGVGVPLGSLTGIPIFMGQGPDIRFKLYPIGSITCSFSSQFIGAGVNQTNHKIYVNISSTINVVLPIDNKQISTKTQILIAESIIVGKVPDVYLNSSLENMLPLIP
- a CDS encoding SpoVA/SpoVAEb family sporulation membrane protein — its product is MSYLYVFLIGGGICLIGQILIIRTQMTSARILVLFLLIGVLLQAVGVYEPIAEFAKSGISVPIIGFGAALAKGAIEAVAKDGILGIFLGGLTATATGLAAAVGFAYLFGILFRAKSKRS
- the spoVAD gene encoding stage V sporulation protein AD, producing the protein MSKQLNKQLSKQTIKFDNPPRWAAGYSIVGPKESGGPMSKYFDYILKSDSFSEKTYEKAERKMLEHAITGAATKAGLLSTDIDLLISGDLLNQIITSSFSARQLQSGFLGLFGACSNMTESLIVGAALVDGGFINTAACATSSHFSSAERQFRFPLELGSPRPPTSQWTVTAAGCSIIKKGGTGHKITHATIGKVIDFGVNDINNMGAAMAPAAADTLQKVFEDTKTTPQDYDLIISGDLGKLGSELLIDLLEIKGYKIGANYADCGQAIFSNTQRVFMGGSGCGCSASVYNSYVYNKLTDRSYKKVILMSTGALMSPTSVQQGETIPAIAHAVIVEADEGGK
- the spoVAC gene encoding stage V sporulation protein AC, which encodes MDNQLRNKKYLDYVNKRLPKTKWFPSLLWAFLVGGIICVIGQGIFDAGTALFDFDKETAQRYSLIILIFLASLLTGLGVYDQIGTFAGAGSIIPITGFSNSIASPAMEFKNEGIIFGLSVKMFTVAGPVIVNGVAASILVGIVYYIMGVV
- a CDS encoding sigma-70 family RNA polymerase sigma factor, producing the protein MLEHTQTLEFIRQAKQGNETAKTTLITENSPLIKSVLKHYLYKGVDYDDLYQLGCMGFLKAINNFDESFNVKFSTYAVPMIAGEIKRFLRDDGSIKVSRAIKGQYYQMQKYIDSVKLAGGEPPSIQQLGEHFKMDEQDVIFTLEAARMPISLYGELNGKDGASGQTVMDKIVQDENSEQVLNRLILKDIIESLGPKDRKIIILRYFRDKTQSEVAKILNVSQVQVSRLENKILEKMKMKLK